One genomic window of Cercospora beticola chromosome 5, complete sequence includes the following:
- a CDS encoding uncharacterized protein (CAZy:GT17), translating to MISAFTKRFSFFAASTVFLLLFLVSREHLLPRQRINRKYDAGWTPELPAAAGAAEALCREHNFKPYRAGATTHRKVYDLFLISLELDWLEIRLHTLAPYVDYFVIVESNMTFTGLAKPLYLRENWSRFRDFHHKIIHRVVQDPGPRVGNSIWAHEDFFRNALLHNTFPSLMFSEMEAKEGDVLIVGDVDEVPKPETIAVLRSCEIPDRMTLRSHFYYYSFQWQRVGEQWAHPQATVFHGLAKTLSPVDLRHGIGGQRSRIPLYSAFIRWWHKIDLWDAAWHCSSCFATVAEVQSEMESFSHPDLKTLDDKRADTSLERFRTKNNLFGRPGQRYEKIKQNRDVPQYILDNSQRFSYSRCRTPKLRRWQIYNEKIVDSRLSRWLFEPLTRSGFRQNAWSRGAPLSVVRCTLDMLLCACMKAMASNA from the coding sequence ATGATCTCTGCCTTCACAAAacgcttcagcttctttgcGGCGTCGACCGTGTTTCTACTACTCTTCTTGGTCAGCAGAGAGCATTTACTTCCTCGTCAGCGAATCAACCGGAAATATGACGCAGGTTGGACTCCAGAactgcctgctgctgcaggtgcagcagaagctctgTGCCGTGAACACAACTTCAAGCCATATCGCGCTGGCGCCACGACACATCGAAAGGTCTACGACCTTTTTCTAATCTCTCTCGAACTGGACTGGCTGGAGATACGCCTCCATACCTTGGCTCCATATGTCGACtacttcgtcatcgtcgagtCAAACATGACCTTCACAGGTCTTGCCAAGCCACTGTACCTGCGCGAGAACTGGTCGAGGTTTCGTGATTTCCACCACAAGATCATCCACCGCGTAGTCCAAGATCCTGGACCGCGCGTTGGTAACTCGATATGGGCGCACGAAGACTTTTTCAGGAATGCCTTGCTACACAATACCTTTCCCAGCTTGATGTTCTCGGAAATGGAAGCCAAAGAGGGCGATGTGCTGATCGTCGGCGACGTTGACGAGGTCCCCAAGCCGGAAACTATTGCTGTGTTACGGAGCTGCGAGATTCCAGATCGGATGACTTTGCGAAGTcacttctactactactcttttCAATGGCAGCGTGTCGGCGAACAATGGGCTCATCCTCAGGCCACCGTCTTCCACGGGTTAGCGAAAACACTCTCGCCGGTCGACTTACGCCACGGCATTGGTGGCCAACGATCACGAATACCACTCTACTCTGCTTTCATCCGGTGGTGGCATAAAATCGATCTGTGGGATGCAGCATGGCATTGCAGCTCGTGCTTCGCGACTGTGGCCGAGGTGCAATCGGAAATGGAGAGCTTCTCCCATCCGGACCTAAAGACGTTGGACGATAAGCGAGCCGACACAAGTCTCGAGCGCTTTCGTACCAAAAACAATTTGTTCGGCAGACCAGGGCAGAGATATGAAAAGATCAAGCAGAACAGAGATGTTCCTCAATATATCCTGGACAACAGCCAGCGCTTCAGCTATTCCAGATGCCGGACTCCAAAGCTAAGGCGTTGGCAGATATACAATGAGAAAATTGTGGACTCAAGGCTGTCGCGCTGGTTGTTTGAGCCTCTTACTCGTTCCGGGTTCCGGCAGAACGCTTGGAGCAGAGGCGCACCTTTAAGCGTCGTTCGTTGTACGCTCGATATGTTGCTGTGTGCTTGCATGAAAGCGATGGCAAGCAACGCATGA